GAATCTTGAACCCCCTAAATCTGAATATAAGTCGGCCACCCGGGTGACCGGAGGCCCAGCCACACCACGCAAAGGCCCACCCAAATTTAAACAGAGGCAGACTCGCCAGTTTAAAAGCAAGCCACCAAAGAAGGGCATCCAGGGGTAAGGATTATCAtcaacatcattattattattattattattattattattattattattattatttcattctaGTGCATTTCCATAGTCTAAGTGTGGAATAATTACAGATTGCctcatttcatttgaattaatGTCAGCGTATTCATTATGTACTGCAGAACATCATTTACTTAGCATAGTAGTTAATAACTTTTGTTCTGGCCCCGTCAGATTTGGAGACGATATCCCTGGTATGGAAGGTTTAGGCACTGGTAAGTGTAATATTTTCTTTATCACCTTCTCACAGGTCTTTTAGCATCATCTCAACGTCATCATCCATTTAATCATGGCTGCTCTGGTTTGAAGTCCTTGAGCGTGAATTATATTTTACCTCAGACGGGCTGTTCACATTGGTCATGACTCATTATAAATGCTGTAAAGGCAGATTATAAAGCCTTGAGTGTAGCTCTCCTGGCAAGCTGCTTAAGATAACCAAGAGGACACTGAAAAGCTTTTCAGCAGGTGTCTTAAAAGGATAGTGCAGATTTAGTCCAAGACATAGCTTAACCCTTACAATTCAATGCGTATTTCCATCAGTTTGGTTTATATTGCTGTAACTGAGATTAAAATTGACTTAAAATCCAAAGAGATGCTCTGGGACGATGGGACATCTAAGTCTAACTAGAGAGCAGAACATCAGTTATTCTGTGTCTATGGTGAGAAATGTTGTATTATATGCATTTAGAGAACATTAAAGTGAGTGTTCTTGTGTGTTcttaccaacagacatcacaGTCATCTGCCCTTGGGAGGCCTTCAGCCACTTGGAGCTGCACGAGCTGGCTCAATACGGCATCATCTGAGTCCACCATCTTCCTCTTCACTTCCCCCTTCCATTCTGCCTCCACACTGGCTATGGGCTCCATTGGGTCCATTTGCACGCACACCTTATCGTAGAACATTACACAATTGGAAAAATctgagcaaaacaaacaaacaaacaaacaaatacccTTACCTaactgtccagctcatggtttctttcttttctgctcATAGATTAACTTGGACCAGCATACCTATTTGTGTTTGACTTTTTGTCTGTCAGATAGCATCTGTTATTTTAGAGGTAGTCCTTCCATTCTTTCTCTGTTCCCATTTGTTCTCTTCTTTCATTTCTATATCCTCCTTTCTTTTGGAACAGAACTTCAAACTTAAACAAGTAAGCAAACAGCCTCAAGTGAGTATAAGCACTGTACCCGTGAAATGCTCGGCTTCTCATTTCACGTGTCCCAGCCGCTCTGGGAAAATCTTGGAGGTTTatccatctttaaaaaaaaaataaaaaaaaaataaaaaggtcaaACTCCTGTAGACATGGGATACTAGTTGACTGACAAAGAATAAATTCGACAccttgcattaaaaaaacaaaacaaaacaaaaaactattcCACTTTATCACATATTAGAGAGATCTTATCACACATTCTTCCGCAATCCGGGTTCAAAACATGGTCATTTTTAAGGTTAGGACTTCTCAGAAAAACAAACTGCCACTTTCTTGGCTGTCTTGCAATGGCAGTACCACCTGATATGTCCACAGCTTGCTTGTTCTAGCAGTTTTAAAGAAAACGATAAAGAAGCCAGAACCGCACGCTTCAATACGCTGCATTATTAAAATGGTGTGATTAAAGTTTAGTGCAGGGTTCAGGCGATTACGATCGGGAAAGTGTTCAATTGTTCTGTTTGGCATCTTGATTAGTTCATTATTGATTATCTTTCATACTCAGAATGGCATCATTCATTCTTGCTGTCTCTGCctgctgtctttctgtctccacTGTGCTGTTTCAAATCTATAGTCTAATTTAATTTCCACTGAACTCTTACTGATTATCTTTGTATATTTCTTGTGTATATTAAACCATCATAAACTGATTTCATTTGTACATTCTGTAAAGTGAATAGCATGTTCTTTTCATAGGTTTCCTTATTCATTATACAGTCTATACTTTGTCTGTTGGATGCTGCATTGtgctgtgctctgtgtgtgtgtgtgtgtgtgtgtgtgtgtgtgtgtgtgtgtgtgtgttatttttgttgttttgttgtgttgaatAGTCTCATTGAAATGTTCAGAATAATCTTTTCATTTATGTACAGTGGCACTTTGCTAATTCTCTGCACAAACCCTCACAGTACTCTTTACAGTGAAACGACTTGATACGTTTTCCataatctcaaacatttataTCAACTCTGACCCAGTTTCCTGCGCTTTACTTGAACGACATGACTGTTGGTATGTTTGCTCAAGAGATGGTAAATGCATCAAATCTTTGACAGTTTACTCAACGCCATGACTGTAATCAGTGAGTGAAGTAACAGTGTGTCTTCTCTACAGGATGAGATCAAAATAAAGCTTATAAAAAGGGGAAAAATATCAACTGTCAGAGTCCAGATCTCCCTGATGTtaatacacataaatacacaagtTAATACATTTCTATTTGcctcttctttttaaaaaaaaatttgcttaATAGTTTCATTACATTCAATAAAtatcaggtttatttattttgatcagTCTATATGTGGTGATTGCATAAAAAAAGTACGATAAAGCATGTACAGTAGCTAAAAAtattatacaggtgcatctcaaaagaATTttatatcgtggaaaagttcattttcttttcGTAATTGAactcaaaaagtggaactttcatatgttctacattcattacacataaagtgaaatttatgtatattttgagatactggatttttgattcccatgagctgtaaaccgtaatcaacaagattaaaacaaacaacaacaacaacaaaaaaggcttgaaatattacACTTTATGCATAATGAATATAGACTatataaaagttccactttttgaatagaattatgggaaaaatgaacttttccatgatatccaattttttttagatgcatctgtacattttattgtgtttatccaaattagttttaataaaattaaatagcTAATAAAATTATGAATCTGAGCGTATAATATTACTTATTGTATTAATTGATTACTAGCTACTACTAAGTAAGTAATTAACTGGTTAAATTTTTTCCCTCCACATAGCAAAGGATTGTAGCAAGGTTAGCATATTTGCCTAACACCTctgaggttgggggttcgagtcctacctccaccctgtgtgcagagcttgcatgttctccccatgcttaaggggtttcctctgggtactctggtttcctcccccagtccaaagacatgttgtaggctgattgccaaATCCAAATTGTGTGAACGTATGTGCGATTGTGGCctgtgattggttggcacccTTTCCCGGGTGTCCCATGCCTTGAGTGCCCTGAGTTCCccgtgataggctccaggctccctgcgaccctgtgtaggataagcggtatggaaaatggatgggtggatattTTTAGAGCAACGTAAAAATTAGCTAAGCTAACAAGATTGActttttctgagtttttttttatttgtttgtaaataaatgaataataaataaatggttcCAATTCAACCGTCCATCCctcaaaacactttttaaaactatttgtccacttctattttttttccacagttttTGAACTAATTGTGGCTCAAGACTTATATTTGGAGATTATGTATGTGTGAACATCAGTGgaactttgtttatttatttaaaataaaattaaagaaataaaataaaaaatagagaaCTTGCTCCCTTGCtttatttcaaacaaagcaactTTCCTTCCaatattattatagtaataTTTTAACATGGCAAGACTATTTTTGCGTCTGTTAGCTCCATAATAGTGCTCACGTAGACTTTAGTTTTGAAAACGACAAACTTCCGGCAACAGTCACAAATACACATTGATTTATCCCACCCGTTTTTCCGCATCTTCACGCGAGAACGTTGTCGTAGTGCCCCGCCTTTTGCATCACGATTGGCTGATAGATCATACTCGAGTTCCACTGTCCAATCAATAAGCCTTGCGTTTGAAATATGACACAATAGCCAATCATAGCGTAGAAGGCGGGGTTTGTCTTAATGCTATTGGGAAAACAAATTAGGCGACGGAAGTGGCTGTTACACGGCCGTCGttttcacacacagtgcagagTTATGGAGTTGAGTTTCGTGCAGACTGTAACAATCATAGCCGGTACTGTAAACGCTAATATTGTTATCTGAGTTCAGGTTTCGGGATCACAGACCCGAGTAAACATGTCGGAAAACATCGTAAGTATATGTTTGTGCAGTTTTGAGTAGCTCCTGATAAGTCGGGGAAAACGACTGTAAGGAAGTGAAATGTGCAGTTATATTCCGGGTGATGAGGCAGCAGAATTGTTAGCGTGATGCTAACTGATTAGCAAGCTAACGGTCAGAAGAGTCAGGGCCCGGCTGAGATAAGGGACAGgaatacaggagcaggaggaagaagaacaCGGAGTGTAGAGGGATTAGTGAGTGGAAACGCTCAGCTGTGTGGAAAAACACTGAGCTTCATGAAGTGTTTGAGTTCAGAGAGAAAGTAGCAGCTCTCCTGCTCTTAAACACTTCACATGCTGAACAATGAGACTCTTATCACGCTAAATGTCTGAAAACTTACTCGGATCGCTCAATAACAGGTTTAACGTTTTAAATTTCATTCGTTTTTAGAGCTACTAAACCCCGCTTTTTATTGAGAATTGTATCCTCCTTTAACCAGGTCTCATCACTGCTGAGATTCCATTtacttaaaggtgcaatagtcgattttttttttaaatctatttcttAATTGTATAAATACTCTGAAAGATATGTAGTGCATGGTGGAAAATATCAGTTTAGGCCATGTCCTTAGCAGAAGTGTTAGAAGTGGATGAGTTTGGAAAACTGAATACTGGTCCGGATTGGATGGGTCTCTTGTCAGTCATATTGTGTACAGCCTGGTAGATCCTGGGGGCGGGGCTTCGCGAACATGGGCGGGGATAGTGGTGGGGGGTGGGCTCaagaagttaaaaaaatatatttaaaaaattattcaaatattgAACACATATTtacttaaaggtgcaatagtcgatttttatttatttatttatttttactatatTTCTCACTTGTTTAAATTCTCTGAAAGATATGTAGAGCATGATGGAAAAATATCAGTTTAGGCCATGGCCTTAGCAGAAGTGTTAGAAGTGGCTGACAAAACCCGTTTGGAAAACTGAATACTGATCTAGCTTGATTGCTTGTTTGTGATTGGATGGGCCTCCTGTCTGTCATTTTGTATACAGCCTGATAGATCCTGGGGGCGGGGCTTCGCAAACAGGGGCGGGGATAGTTGTGGGGGTGGGCtcaagaagtaaaaaaaaatattttttaaaaatcattcaaatattaaacacatttacTTACAGcgcaaatacatttacaaacgtgtctaattttgttttaaaggtctcatattATTGTatgatttacatgcatccaagctccaaaaattcaatttcaataaaattttatttgtatagcgcttttaacaatggacaccgtgtcaaagcagctttacagaaacatataaacacaggatacagattttaagtgtttgaatttatccctaatgagcaagccggtggcgaggaaaaactccttcagattatatgaggaagaaaccttgagaggaacccttTAAAACACTTTAACATGCTCATAATATAAATTGTAGGATTAGtacccccccagtgtcacaaacaacTGCATCAACGGTCCAATTCATTCTACTCTCCTCCATTCAGAGCACATACtccgctctgattggtcagatgtttgTTGTGATTGGGCTACCGCTGTCAGcatgtgtcgaaaaggaaacgcccactaccgtaacgagttgTAGCTCCGTCTGTTCgtgagcagccaatgaagacctgAGGTGGGGATTTTTGTTACCAAGTTccgtaggtttgtacaggaagtaagtctgtaAGCATGTCATTTCTGACGACTCGTTTCTGaggttcagaatcggttccttctttttgggagtcaataagtccgtttgtcgtgcgttttgatttttgaaactttgcagacgtttttacactcacaaacagctctataacacactacatgaaaggtaatatttggaaaaccataataggtgcactttaaatattAGAGACCTATTCTTGAGAAACAGGAGTAAACTTACCTGTTACACATTTAACGAACCTGACTTATCCCCAGACATGTATGCGTTATCGGTTGTATTACACCAGTATGCTGTGCAGTATGTTAATTTCACTCCTCATGCGACAGCTTGTGATGCTACCGCTGACCGCTCGTTGAATGTGTCACCGTTAACAACGCACCGATTCGTATTTCTGTCAGTAAAGTTCTTACCTGCGGAAAGAATAAACTGCTACTGGGTTAAACCCACAGTGTTTAAATGAAAGATGAAAAGTTCTGagttttacttttaaattgcaattcagcacttctgaataaaaacacaacctgTAAAACAATCTCCTGCCATGATGGATTTaccagtctaaaaaaaaaaaagccccagtAAACAGTGTTAATCTTGTGATCAGTCATTATCAAAAAGCTGTTTGACCTGAAAACCCCAAAGTATCTTTGCTGCCATTATCAGAGCTCTGAGGATCATCCGACACTTGATACCATCTATAAAGagtctggactccaccaatccacagccagacagattgtgtacaaatggaggaaattcaagaccattgttaccctccccaggagtggttgaacaacaaagatcactccatgAGCAAGATGTGCAATAGTCAGAAAGGAGCCAGGGTAAGATCTGAGCatctaaaggcctctctcacattggctaatgttaatgttcatgagtccaccatcaggagaacactgaacaccaatggcagggttgcaaggagaaaactgctgctctccaaaaataattttgttgCCTGTGTGCAGTTGGCTAACAACGTGGAgaagccagaaggctgttgggGAAATGTCTTGtagatggatgagaccaaaatagatatttttgtttaaataagaagggttatgtttggagaaaggaaaacactgcattccagcataagaaccttatcccatctgtgaaacatggtggtggtagtgtcatgggttaggcctgttttgctgcatctgggccaggatgacttgccatcattgatggaacaatgaattcatCCACGATGTGCTGATTCACAGATAGTTGTGAACATATGCTCTTCCACCTGCAGCTGGTAGATCAAGTTTTGCTGGAATGTCACGATAAGAACGGTTCGAGTGTTCTGTccgaaataaatgcaaaataaccTGAAAGGCTGACTTCATTAACTATCTGAcatgtttattttcttgtaGATCATTCGTGTCCAGTCTCCAGATGGGATGAAAAAGATCGCTTCAACCAAGCGTGAGACTGCTGCGGCTTTTCTGAAGAAGGTGTGGTGCACGCTAGAtctttgaacacacacacacacaaaagcaaacaaaaaaagcacagaaagcTAGCTGATTTGGTACTACTTTATTTCTGAATCTTTTGAATTTCATTTGCATGGTTAGTTTTGACAGGACAGACTGAGCAAGAGCACATTAGGTCTTTATTTAGCCGGACAAATGAGTGTTAATGTGCATTCAATTCTAGAATGACCCCTGGAATGACGTTTTACTGGATTCTTTCAGAATCGGCCTAGATAACACTGAACGCAGCATTTTTCATGAATCACTGCAGGACTTTGCTTCATGTCACActatactttattttattattattatttctgctaTCCCACTCTCACTCATCAGAAATCCTTTAGTCTTACTGGACATAGCTATGAAAGCGGCAGTCTTGACATTtccagcagctcagacagtGTCGCTCCTGTTGCCGTGTTCACTGCTGATTTATTAATGAGGGCTCTGTTTAAAAACGGAGACCACACTCTTCTCTGACACGCGCCGCTTTCGGAGCCGCACGTCGCGGAgtcacataacacacacaacatgctgTATGTTATCAAGGGTATTCATGGCAAGTCTCGCTCACCACTtctgtgttattccagagtagACAACAAGTGCACAGATCTGAAAAAATACTGCGTTGGAGCAGAATAGTCCCACACAGTTCATCAGTCTGTTCTCAGTGACCACTTCATCTTATTGAACGTCATTTTGTAGAAGTCGTTTCGGGATAGCTTAATAGCTGTTGCTGTGATAGACCGGCGAGAATTGTCAGACACACGCAGTTGTATGCTGATTTCTCTCGGTGGCTTGCAGTTAAATGCAGCGAGCCTGGCTGAAGATCAGCTATCAGGTTAAGTATGTCACAGCACAACATGAGCTCATTTGTAATGTACCTCGTATTTATCTAGATTAGAGTCCCTGTATTTGCAGCTCTGCAGCGTCGAATTAAAGATTCATGCATTGCTGAggagagcgagcgagtgagcaGGCGAATCTGCAGATCAATACAGAGATCATGTTCTGTTATTTCAGTAAAAGTGGAAACGGGTAACAACGCAACTCAGTCCTGGCTGCAGCGAAGTATTGGCTAAAGATGGTCTTGCACACCTGGGCTTTGCCTCTTTTACATCTCACTTCCGGAGCTTGCGTGTTCTCACTGTGCTTCAGTGGTTTACTcaaggtactctggtttcctccccagtacaaagacatgccttgtaggctgattggcatttccaatgGGTTtgtaccccgtccagggtgtcccatgcTTTGGGCCCTgagtcccctgagataggctccacactccccgtgaccctgtgtaggataagcgttatggGAAATGGACAGATTATATAACTCAAGTGATGGTCATGGGCTCGATGCATTCCTAATGAAATCTGAATCTTAGAGTAAGTACATCTCCATTTATTGCTAAGTGCACTGAGCTCTGTAGTCGATTCAGAACTCTTTTCTCTGTTAGATATCACCCACAATTGCATTATGATCGATCTTTTAATGTCCTCGTAAGCGTTCTACCAGGCCACGCGCTGTCTTCATGGATAATCTTGCGTCTCATTTTGTTCACTGGCGAATTCAACGTGAGATCATGTGGGGAAAAAGTTCAGAATGATCTTATTTCAGATTAAGTggtctgacttttttttttttttttttttttggcttaaaGAATTGACAGGGCTGTGAACGTGCAGCTTATGGGGTGTTTCATAATATCTGTTGTTGTTCCTGTGGTGAGAATGTGATTGTGCGAGTTGTGCTGACTGAGCTGGGATTAATGCCATGTTACTGCAGCTATTTTTCCTTTCTCTgttctttttcttgttctttcaTTCTTGCTGTATCACTCCGATGAACCAGCACAGCCTTTATATCCTGCTTTCCACAGTTAAACTAGTGACGATTTGGCATTCTGCTTTTTTGTCTGATAAACCAGACAGGGTGGTTTTGttacttttattaaaattgtctTGTGGttggtttttaaatttttatttatttttttatttttaaacgaaTAAACAGGACAGCCAACATTTTCTCCCTCTGCTTTTCTCCCCAAAAGGTTGCTAAAGAGTTTGGTTTCAGCTCGAATGGGTTTTCTATCTATCTGAATCGCAACAAGACAGGCGAGATTCTCTCTCAGAACAAGACCCTTAGTCTGCTTAAAATCAAGTAAGTCTACCCGTGCATTATGAACCATCAGTATTGGGTCACATGCAGGTACTAGCAC
This is a stretch of genomic DNA from Ictalurus punctatus breed USDA103 chromosome 13, Coco_2.0, whole genome shotgun sequence. It encodes these proteins:
- the pde6gb gene encoding phosphodiesterase 6G, cGMP-specific, rod, gamma, paralog b; amino-acid sequence: MNLEPPKSEYKSATRVTGGPATPRKGPPKFKQRQTRQFKSKPPKKGIQGFGDDIPGMEGLGTDITVICPWEAFSHLELHELAQYGII